The region CTCTATTGCTCTTGTTGGCACATATCTTCTTTAGATAGAGAGCACGCAGCACACCGTGCTGGCGACATCAGTGCTATCTCAAAATAAAAGCCTTTGCTCACGACTCGTATACGGCTGCGTCTATAGGGTGAAGAGCCGAAAAAGCGGGCCCACGTGGcaccgcctcctcgtcctccacTTGTAGGACAAGGATGCTAGGGGGCGCTCAGGATGAGCACGCCGCATCCGAACTGTGTCTGGCTTGAATTCATCAAGAAATGgcacgacgatgcgcgtgAAAAGGGGACAAAGGCTGCGGCGGCCTACCTAAAGGCACATAGATCGCTCGCTGCTACCACGGAGCCGTTTGCGCACCCATGCGAGACCGTGCGCCTGGCAGGCATAGGCGACTCCATCGCCAAGCGACTCGAAAAGGAGTATGAGAAATGGTGCCAAGATAATGGGGAAACGATGCCAGAGCCGCGTATGTATCGTAGCTGACGCAGCAtccacgtcgcgcatgGCAAACACGACCCGCACAACACGAACCAACacgacgcgtgcgccgcggaaGCGCAAGGAGTACGTTCCTGAGCCGCGGTCGGGCGCACATGGACTTCTTGTGGGACTGTACACGAAAGCAGTGGAAGATGGTAACGACGACGCACAGATTGGCAAGGCCGAACTGATTGCGCGCGCCCAGCCCTACTGCGACAGTGACTATTCTGTGccaggcggcggctcgcgctcctctttGCCTTCGTCACTCGCGCACCAGGGCGGAGGAAGCCAAAACTTTCAGGCGCGCAGGTCGTATATTACCGCCTGGAACGCGATGAAAACACTCATTGACAAGGGCTACGTATACCGTACAGGGAATCCGCCGCGTTTCTTTTTGAGTGAGCAAGGTATGACGATTGCGCGCGTGCTGGCCGAAGCCGAAGGACTGGGTCAGCCGAACGCTGATGACGCGCAAGAggagccgacgccggccgcgacTCTGCCCGCTACAGAGCCAGCCACCCAGCCAGAGACCCAGCCTTTTTCCACACAATCCGAACCCTTGCAGATACCCACCCAAACGCAAGAAGAGCCGATTGCACGACCCCAGCAACGGCTATACCTTCCCCCACGCAAGCATATACTAGAGCGCACCGAGCCTCGGACGTGGAAGCGGACGACGTCGGCCCAGTCTGGCCTCTCTGTGCAGGACAGCATCGACGTCGAGGATATGGAGCCTCACAATGTCGTGGTCGACCTCGTCCAGTCATCGCAAGAGGATGTCTTTGTCGCAAGtgagccgcgcgcgcgttcGCCCGAGCTACGCCACGCAGGGCCGGTCCGCATCAGTATCTCGCTGATCGATTCCTCACCGGTGATCCAGCACCGGTTCAGCTCCAGCCCTGTTGTAGCGAGCTCGCCTTTGCGACAGACACGATACGAAGCGCCGCCCAGCTCGAGtccgtgcgcacgcacacTCGAGgtgcctgctgcgcctgagCCTCGGCAGCTGCCCCCACCTCGGCAGCTGCCCCCACCTCGGCAGCTGCCCCCACCGCGGCAGCCGCTTGGGTGTCATGTCCTTCCTGCCCATTCCTTCACGGTGCACTTGATCATGGACCACCGCGAAGTGCGTGCACGGCACACCCAGAGCGCCGGTTCGGGCCGGCGTGTCACATTTGAAGAGGCAATGGAACGGCGTGGCATTCCTTGTGAGCTCCGCGCATTAGAGCTCGGCGATATTCTATGGGTTGCGCGGCCCAAGCCTGACAATCCGCCAGACGTTGCCGAAAAGTGGGCCCTGGTCCAAGAGGTGGTGCTCGATACGGTagtcgagcgcaagcgcctggaTGATCTTACGTCGAGTATCTTTGACGGGCGTTGGCACGAGCAAAAGGTACGTTTGGACGCTAATGTAGCAACGCCTGCGCACGTCCGGCATGGGCCACGTATTCTACCTGATTGAGGATGTCGATGTCGCGAATATTGTGCAGCGCCACGGTGACCGTATCCAGACGGCGCTGAGCAGTACACAGATCATCGATGGGTTCTACGTGCACCGCACGGCCAATGGCGAAGGCACAGCCGATTTTCTCGCCAGCATGCACAAGACGCTGGAAGAGCAGTATGCAAGCCAAGCGCTGCATGTGTTACGCGAGGAAATGATCGACCGTGACCACTACGACGAGATGCAGGCGCAGTTCCGGGCTGCGCATCCCAGCACGCCTTTTCTGACCGCCTTTCATACTTTTCAGTCGCTGCACGGCAAGTCGAGTGCGGCGGGGACATTACAAGATACGTGGACGAAGATGCTTTTGTGTGTCCGGCGTATCTCTCCCGAGAAAGCGCAAGAGATCGTGCAGCGATGGCCGACGCCCCACCACCTCTACCGGGCATGGGCGGCGTACGAAACCGAGGCGCCACAGACCAAGACGGTGCCTGCGTTTCTGAGCACGGTCATTGACGACGAGGTGTttgtggcgcgccgcaagatCGGCAAAGCACTGAGCGAGCACGTGTGGGATCTGCTGCGCTCGATTGATTATGTACAATAGCTATCCCAGCAGGACTTGAAACATGCCCCGCACAGCATTACAGAGATAGAGTCGTCCGTTTTGGTTCTGGAGGGCATCCCTGATGTCCTCGACAGAAAGAGCGCGCTGTGACACCTTTTCCTGCCGCACAAGCTCCTGAATGAGCATACCAGGAAGCAGGTTTTGGAAAGGAGGCGTGACCAAGGATGGTGACGCATTCGGCACCTCGAGGATAATATTAGCAATGCTGGACTCGGTCACGGACGGCGTACCGTCTACGTCGCTCCACAAGAGAACATCAAAGCAGGGGTCGTGGGTGGTATCGTTCAGCGCGCCAAGGTTTCCGCGGACGCGCGCTCTGGCGTCGTCGTATACCTTGCGGCAATCCGTTTTGAGGTAGGTTGTGGGGCCCTGCAGCGACGTAGGCGTAGGATCGAGCCGCACCATGAGCGTAGCCCCCTTTGGCGAGGCTAGCGGTGCGATgaccgcgcgcgaggtccCCCCCTTTGCAAtgcgcaagctcgcgcGAAGCTTGGCCGTCTCTGAGCCCTGAATCGCCTGTGTCTGTTCCCAGAGCTCGCGGACTGCATCCGACGCGAGCACCTGATCTACGCTCCATCCCTGCTCCCCCCATTCGCCTggaaagaggcgcgcgagctcagCAGTGGCGTGGACCAGGCgcaggacgtgcgcgtACCATAGAgggacgtgcgcggcgagcggaTGCTGCCTAATTTGTTCGCATTCCGCGGAAATTGGGCGCGATTTTTCATGGAACTTTACATGCTCCGGAAGAAGCACGTCGACACTACATTCTccctgcgcagcgtcgcgcaaGCAGTGCACGCTTGTGAACGTCTCGGCAGGGATGCTCGCCATGGCGTCGAGGGCAAACACGTGGCTCTCACGTGGTTTTCCGGGGTCTTCCggtgcgtcgcccgcctAGAAATGCCCGCGCGCCGATTGGCCGCGGCTGTCGGGCCGATGGGAAATACACGCGTGCTGGACTGGCTGGACTGGGCTTGGAGGCCAAGGAAGAAGCCGTGTGCGGGCGAAGTGGCCGAAAATTGCAAGGCCCGTGTTTGAATTGTACCCATACCCATTGAGGTGAAGGCAATTACGCGGAGCGCCAGCCCCAAGTATCTTGCTATAGCACCGCCTTAACAGTGTATCATGGCGCAGCTGTTCTCTTCCTCTGCTCGTGTTGCCGCCCGCGCGGCATCTAAGGCCGGCCAGGCGCAGTCGGTACGTACTTCTCGGCGGCTTTTGGCCTTGGAACATCGCTAACCTATGCCTCCGCTTGCGCGCATTCGCTCTGGCTTCACTTGTACAGGTTCGCTTTGCCTCTACGCGCGCCCAGTCGACCGTGCCGGTATGTATACTCTGTCCGGAATGAGCCGATGCTGACCGAACAGTCGATGCtcacctcgcgcacgtcggccATTGCTGCGACTGCTGTGACCGTTGGCTCGATCGCCTGGTACCAGCAGCTGTACGGTGAGCTCCCCTTCCTGGAGAAGCTCAGCGCGAACAGCCCCGCTGAGGACGGTTTGCACCCCCCGGCCTACCCCTGGCCCAACTCGGGCTTCCTTGACACCTTTGACCACGCCTCGATCCGCCGTGGTTTCCAGGTGTACCAGGAGGTCTGCAGCACCTGTCACTCGCTCTCCCGTGTGGCCTGGCGTAACCTGGTCGGCGTTTCGCACACTGTCGATGAGGTGAAGGAAATGGCCGCCGAAGTCGAGTACGAGGACGGCCCCAACGATGACGGTGAGATGTTCCAGCGCCCGGGTAAGCTCGCCGACTACCTCCCGAGCCCCTACCCCAACGAGGAGGCTGCTCGTGCCGGTAACGCGGGTGCTCTTCCTCCGGACCTGAGCCTGATCGTCAAGGCCCGTCACGGTGGTGCGGTACGTTTTGCTTATGCTGACCAATAGGACTACATCTTCTCGCTCCTGACTGGTTACTGTGACCCCCCTGCTGGCGTCACGATCCCCGAGGGCATGAACTACAACCCCTTCTTCCCGGGTACTCAGATTGGTATGTTTTTTCTCCATGCTCACCGCAGCCATGGCTCGTGTTCTCTTTGACGGCCTCGTGGAATACGACGACGGTACCCCTGCTACGACCAGCCAGATGGCCAAGGACGTTGTCCAGTTCCTGTATGTATACTTTTTTTTGTTCTCGTGCTAACCCCAGGCACTTTGCTGCTGAGcccgagcacgacgagcggAAGGTATGTACATTCTCGTTATTCTGACCATCAGCGGGCCGGTTTCAGGGCCGTGATCCTCCTCTCGGGTCTCTTTGCTCTCTCCGTCTGGGCCAAGCGCTTCAAGTGGTCGCCGATCATGAACCGCAAGATTGTCTATGACCCCCCGAAGGGCGGCAAGCCCCACCACTAAGCGTAGATTGCTTGTTGGAAAACGATTGGACTGCTCCCTACGGACCTCTCGCGTGTTCAAGGGCAATTAGGCTCCCGCGCGTCCTTAAGTAGACTCTTGCCAGGACCGGCTGTGCTTCTGGCAAGATGCACAGGCGCGAGTCGAATTACACCTGTAATATGCACTTGCTCTGCCATGACACTGCTGCGCGCACTGGCCTGCCACTGTCTTTTctccgcgccgcgcggtgcgcgcgactGTGCGCGGTGTTCCCTGGCGGCCCTGTTCGGGGCGCCGTGGAGGCCCCTCCGTTCACCGCCTCGATTGGCCTGCTAGGTGGTTCTTGCGCACGGCTACATCGCTTTGCAGAGTCGGGCGCAAATGTGTCTCGTGATTGGCCTCATGTGTGACGTGTCGAGAAGCAATTTTCGCCCACCCACCCTCCCGGCATTATGACATAAGCACGAAGGGGGGTAGGCGGCCGAAATCCACGGGCGCTGGGGGTTCGTGTCActtcgcggcgcacgcacagCTCGTTCTACGTCCATCAGGTTGGCTCTGACAAGCAAGCGCTGCAAGTTGG is a window of Malassezia japonica chromosome 7, complete sequence DNA encoding:
- the CYT1 gene encoding cytochrome c1 (EggNog:ENOG503NVYB; TransMembrane:1 (o269-287i); COG:C) — protein: MAQLFSSSARVAARAASKAGQAQSSMLTSRTSAIAATAVTVGSIAWYQQLYGELPFLEKLSANSPAEDGLHPPAYPWPNSGFLDTFDHASIRRGFQVYQEVCSTCHSLSRVAWRNLVGVSHTVDEVKEMAAEVEYEDGPNDDGEMFQRPGKLADYLPSPYPNEEAARAGNAGALPPDLSLIVKARHGGADYIFSLLTGYCDPPAGVTIPEGMNYNPFFPGTQIAMARVLFDGLVEYDDGTPATTSQMAKDVVQFLHFAAEPEHDERKRAGFRAVILLSGLFALSVWAKRFKWSPIMNRKIVYDPPKGGKPHH
- a CDS encoding uncharacterized protein (EggNog:ENOG503NU2A; COG:S) gives rise to the protein MASIPAETFTSVHCLRDAAQGECSVDHPLAAHVPLWYAHVLRLVHATAELARLFPGEWGEQGWSVDQVLASDAVRELWEQTQAIQGSETAKLRASLRIAKGGTSRAVIAPLASPKGATLMVRLDPTPTSLQGPTTYLKTDCRKVYDDARARVRGNLGALNDTTHDPCFDVLLWSDVDGTPSVTESSIANIILEVPNASPSLVTPPFQNLLPGMLIQELVRQEKVSQRALSVEDIRDALQNQNGRLYLCNAVRGMFQVLLG
- the MUS81 gene encoding Crossover junction endonuclease mus81 (EggNog:ENOG503NUQ5; COG:L), whose amino-acid sequence is MPEPPSTSRMANTTRTTRTNTTRAPRKRKEYVPEPRSGAHGLLVGLYTKAVEDGNDDAQIGKAELIARAQPYCDSDYSVPGGGSRSSLPSSLAHQGGGSQNFQARRSYITAWNAMKTLIDKGYVYRTGNPPRFFLSEQGMTIARVLAEAEGLGQPNADDAQEEPTPAATLPATEPATQPETQPFSTQSEPLQIPTQTQEEPIARPQQRLYLPPRKHILERTEPRTWKRTTSAQSGLSVQDSIDVEDMEPHNVVVDLVQSSQEDVFVASEPRARSPELRHAGPVRISISLIDSSPVIQHRFSSSPVVASSPLRQTRYEAPPSSSPCARTLEVPAAPEPRQLPPPRQLPPPRQLPPPRQPLGCHVLPAHSFTVHLIMDHREVRARHTQSAGSGRRVTFEEAMERRGIPCELRALELGDILWVARPKPDNPPDVAEKWALVQEVVLDTVVERKRLDDLTSSIFDGRWHEQKQRLRTSGMGHVFYLIEDVDVANIVQRHGDRIQTALSSTQIIDGFYVHRTANGEGTADFLASMHKTLEEQYASQALHVLREEMIDRDHYDEMQAQFRAAHPSTPFLTAFHTFQSLHGKSSAAGTLQDTWTKMLLCVRRISPEKAQEIVQRWPTPHHLYRAWAAYETEAPQTKTVPAFLSTVIDDEVFVARRKIGKALSEHVWDLLRSIDYVQ